A single Candidatus Binatia bacterium DNA region contains:
- the rplF gene encoding 50S ribosomal protein L6: MSRIGKLPVLIPDKVKVQVANGLVRVEGPKGQLQHQLPPGIKVEVAGGALHVLRENETRNTRSLHGLTQRLVANMVHGVHSGFTRTLEIVGVGYRAESRGQALHLSLGYSHPILFQLPPGIQARVDKQTTITLEGIDRQVLGETAATIRRLRPPEPYKGKGIKYANEVLRRKAGKAAGAAGAG, from the coding sequence ATGTCACGCATCGGCAAACTGCCCGTTCTGATTCCCGATAAAGTCAAAGTCCAAGTGGCTAATGGCTTGGTGCGGGTCGAAGGACCCAAAGGCCAACTGCAGCATCAACTGCCCCCAGGCATCAAGGTTGAAGTGGCTGGCGGGGCACTGCACGTGCTGCGGGAGAATGAGACACGCAACACGCGCTCTCTACACGGCCTTACGCAACGGCTAGTCGCGAACATGGTTCACGGTGTGCACAGCGGGTTCACCCGAACCCTGGAAATTGTCGGCGTGGGCTACCGGGCAGAGAGCCGGGGGCAGGCGCTGCATCTCAGCCTGGGCTATTCGCACCCGATCTTGTTTCAGTTACCTCCTGGAATACAGGCGCGTGTGGACAAACAAACCACCATTACCCTCGAGGGCATCGATAGGCAGGTCTTGGGCGAGACAGCGGCAACCATTCGACGCCTGCGCCCACCCGAGCCCTACAAGGGTAAGGGTATCAAATACGCGAATGAGGTTCTGCGCCGGAAGGCTGGAAAGGCCGCCGGCGCGGCGGGAGCCGGTTGA